Proteins encoded by one window of Paenibacillus urinalis:
- a CDS encoding glycoside hydrolase family 43 protein gives MSKLSNQHQPLVTHIFTADPSAHVFEDRIYIYPSHDLDHNEPVNDNGDQYKMEDYHVLSMSDPDSPVTDHGEVLHVKDVPWASRQMWAPDAAYKNGKYYLFFPARDHEGIFRIGVATSPSPAGPFEPEEDYIQGSFSIDPAVFTDEDEQSYMLFGGLWGGQLEKWQTGKYEEDADGPAPDAPALGPRIAKLSEDMLSMASEAMEIVILDQEGKPLTAGNEDCRYFEGPWMHKYNDKYYLSYSTGTTHKLVYAIGDSPTGPFTFQGTILPPVMGWTTHHSIVQFKDKWYLFYHDSSLSEGIDYKRCIKFAELTYNPDGTIQMIDPYPEK, from the coding sequence ATGTCCAAATTATCTAACCAGCACCAACCTTTAGTTACTCATATATTCACTGCCGATCCATCAGCGCATGTATTCGAGGATCGCATCTATATTTATCCTTCGCACGATCTGGATCATAACGAACCTGTGAATGACAATGGGGATCAGTACAAAATGGAGGACTACCATGTTCTATCCATGTCTGATCCAGACTCACCTGTCACGGATCATGGGGAAGTACTGCATGTAAAGGATGTACCTTGGGCATCACGCCAGATGTGGGCACCAGATGCCGCTTATAAAAACGGAAAATACTACTTGTTTTTCCCAGCGCGGGATCATGAAGGCATTTTTCGCATTGGGGTCGCCACATCACCCTCTCCGGCAGGTCCGTTTGAGCCGGAGGAAGATTACATTCAGGGGAGCTTCAGCATCGATCCTGCCGTCTTCACTGATGAAGATGAACAGTCCTACATGCTCTTTGGCGGACTATGGGGCGGGCAATTGGAGAAGTGGCAGACTGGGAAGTATGAGGAGGATGCTGACGGTCCAGCACCGGATGCTCCTGCACTTGGTCCAAGAATCGCGAAGCTGAGTGAGGATATGCTCTCTATGGCTTCAGAGGCAATGGAGATCGTTATATTGGATCAGGAAGGAAAGCCTTTGACTGCTGGCAACGAAGATTGCAGATACTTTGAAGGTCCGTGGATGCACAAGTATAATGACAAATATTATCTGTCCTATTCCACGGGAACGACGCACAAGCTGGTGTATGCCATAGGGGATAGCCCAACAGGTCCATTTACGTTTCAAGGCACAATTCTCCCACCTGTTATGGGTTGGACAACGCATCATTCCATAGTTCAATTTAAGGACAAATGGTACTTGTTCTATCATGATAGTTCCCTCTCCGAAGGCATCGACTACAAACGCTGTATTAAATTTGCTGAGCTGACGTACAATCCGGATGGCACCATTCAAATGATTGATCCATATCCAGAAAAGTAG
- a CDS encoding carbohydrate ABC transporter permease, producing MMKKTPLSGSGNTAPLAVRRPGSKGIEPLVFNTFNTIFMILLVMVTLYPFLNTIVVSFNAGNDTIRGGLYLWPREFTLQNYNAVFASGTIYNAFFVSVARTVLSTVLNIFLTSMLAYTLSRREYIFRRQITTIFVMTMYFNAGLIPGYFLIKDLGLINSFWVYVLPSMISAFNLIVIRTYIYTIPESLIESAKIDGAGEFKIFWKIIFPLCKPVLATIALFVAVGAWNSWFDAFLYTSSRQELSTLQYELMKLLSSSMNANSNPSVANGIGAELTTQVTPISIRAAVTIVASVPILFVYPFMQKHFVVGLNVGSVKE from the coding sequence ATGATGAAAAAGACACCTTTATCGGGTTCAGGAAATACAGCACCACTAGCTGTACGTCGTCCAGGCAGTAAGGGTATTGAACCGCTTGTGTTTAATACGTTTAACACCATCTTTATGATTTTGCTGGTTATGGTGACCCTGTACCCCTTTTTAAATACGATTGTTGTTTCATTTAACGCAGGGAACGATACGATCCGTGGAGGACTTTATCTGTGGCCTCGCGAATTCACTTTGCAGAATTACAACGCCGTATTTGCGTCAGGTACCATTTATAACGCGTTTTTTGTTTCTGTTGCGCGTACGGTTCTTTCCACTGTTCTTAATATTTTCTTAACCTCTATGCTGGCTTACACCCTGAGTCGGCGGGAGTATATTTTCCGCAGGCAGATTACGACAATCTTTGTAATGACCATGTATTTCAATGCAGGACTTATTCCTGGATATTTTCTAATTAAGGACCTGGGCTTAATTAATTCCTTCTGGGTTTATGTGTTGCCATCCATGATCAGTGCGTTCAATTTGATCGTTATTCGTACTTATATTTACACCATTCCTGAGAGCTTGATTGAATCAGCCAAGATTGATGGTGCAGGTGAATTCAAGATTTTCTGGAAAATTATTTTTCCGCTGTGTAAACCGGTACTTGCGACTATTGCACTGTTCGTCGCCGTAGGTGCGTGGAATTCGTGGTTTGATGCATTCCTGTACACGTCTTCACGTCAAGAGCTGAGCACGCTGCAATACGAATTAATGAAACTCTTATCCTCTAGTATGAATGCGAACAGTAATCCTTCCGTAGCTAACGGTATTGGCGCGGAACTTACAACGCAGGTAACTCCAATCTCTATTCGCGCAGCCGTGACCATTGTTGCTTCTGTACCAATTCTGTTCGTGTATCCGTTCATGCAAAAACACTTTGTTGTTGGACTTAATGTAGGGAGTGTGAAGGAATAG
- a CDS encoding endo-1,4-beta-xylanase has product MNSIREEAPLRTLYKDAFHIGAAVNPRTIESQRLLLTYHFNSLTAENEMKFSSVHPQEDVYTFEDADAIAAFAREQDMMLRGHTLVWHNQTPDWLFENETGGPVDREVLLARLRSHIQTVVGRYKDIIYGWDVVNEVISDDANEDAYLRPSKWLDIAGESFIAKAFEFAHEADPQALLFYNDYNESNPHKRERIYRLVRSLLDQGVPIHGVGLQAHWNLYDPTLDDMRAAIERYAQLGLQLQLTELDVSVFRFEDRRTDLTHPTKEMLELQAERYDSIFRLLYEYREHISAVTFWGAADNYTWLDHFPVRGRKNWPFLFDEALRPKEAYQRVAQIPSLK; this is encoded by the coding sequence ATGAATTCTATACGAGAAGAGGCACCTCTAAGAACATTGTACAAGGATGCGTTCCACATTGGAGCTGCAGTGAATCCCAGAACGATTGAAAGTCAACGCTTATTACTCACGTACCATTTCAACAGTTTGACAGCAGAGAATGAAATGAAATTCTCCAGCGTACATCCTCAGGAGGATGTGTACACCTTCGAGGACGCAGACGCCATCGCTGCATTCGCCAGAGAGCAAGACATGATGCTGCGTGGACATACACTCGTCTGGCATAACCAAACACCAGATTGGTTATTTGAGAATGAGACAGGCGGCCCAGTTGATCGAGAGGTCTTGTTGGCACGCCTCCGCTCACATATACAGACTGTCGTTGGCAGATATAAAGACATCATTTATGGCTGGGATGTCGTAAATGAAGTCATATCTGATGATGCAAACGAGGATGCTTATCTGCGGCCATCCAAATGGCTGGATATTGCAGGAGAGAGCTTCATTGCCAAAGCATTCGAATTCGCTCACGAAGCAGATCCTCAAGCGCTATTATTCTATAATGACTATAATGAGTCTAATCCACATAAACGGGAGCGTATTTATCGACTCGTCCGTTCATTACTGGATCAAGGCGTACCAATTCATGGAGTTGGCTTGCAGGCGCATTGGAATTTGTACGATCCGACACTGGACGACATGCGTGCTGCAATTGAACGCTATGCTCAGCTTGGACTGCAGCTTCAGCTCACCGAACTGGATGTCTCTGTATTTCGTTTTGAAGACAGACGTACGGACCTGACTCATCCAACAAAGGAAATGCTGGAACTACAGGCTGAGAGATACGATTCTATTTTTCGACTGCTTTACGAGTATCGTGAGCACATCAGTGCCGTGACATTCTGGGGAGCTGCTGATAATTACACGTGGCTGGATCATTTCCCTGTTCGGGGACGTAAAAACTGGCCCTTCCTGTTTGATGAAGCACTTCGTCCCAAAGAAGCTTATCAACGTGTTGCCCAAATTCCTTCGCTCAAATGA
- a CDS encoding ABC transporter permease: MEEIVAGSKPHNPKKKRKIRQITWQNIKAQRQLIWMSVPLLAYIITFAYVPIWGWTMAFQDYKPARSFSEQTWVGFKHFEFLFTDDNFIRVLRNTLAMSIINLILGFVTAIILALLLNEIKKVMWKRTVQTISYLPHFLSWIIVTGIVATSLASDGIVNDILMRLNLINEPILWLTEGKYFWGVVAGSHIWKEVGWNTIIYLAAIASIDPALYEASDIDGANRYQKMWNITLPGIKPTIVILLIMQTGHILEAGFEVQYLLGNGLVVDWSETIDIFVLKYGIAQGNYSLATAGGIFKTVVSITILLLANWTAKRLGEERLL, from the coding sequence ATGGAGGAAATTGTAGCGGGATCCAAACCGCACAACCCGAAGAAAAAGCGGAAAATAAGGCAGATAACTTGGCAGAACATCAAAGCACAAAGACAGCTCATCTGGATGTCTGTTCCTCTGCTTGCATACATCATTACCTTTGCTTATGTGCCAATCTGGGGCTGGACAATGGCCTTCCAGGATTATAAACCTGCACGAAGCTTCTCTGAGCAGACCTGGGTAGGATTTAAGCATTTTGAGTTCTTGTTTACGGATGACAATTTTATACGTGTGCTTCGAAATACGCTCGCCATGAGTATTATTAACCTGATTTTAGGCTTTGTTACTGCCATTATTTTGGCGCTCCTGCTTAATGAAATCAAAAAGGTGATGTGGAAGCGGACGGTTCAAACCATCTCTTATCTTCCCCATTTCTTATCATGGATTATCGTTACTGGTATTGTGGCGACATCGCTCGCTTCTGACGGTATTGTGAACGATATTCTTATGAGGCTGAATTTAATAAATGAGCCTATTCTCTGGCTGACCGAAGGAAAGTATTTCTGGGGGGTCGTTGCGGGTTCACATATCTGGAAGGAAGTCGGCTGGAATACGATTATTTATTTGGCGGCTATTGCATCCATCGATCCTGCGCTATATGAAGCATCGGATATTGATGGAGCAAATCGTTACCAAAAAATGTGGAATATTACCTTACCAGGAATTAAGCCTACGATTGTCATCCTGCTGATTATGCAGACTGGACATATTCTTGAAGCAGGCTTCGAGGTTCAGTATTTGTTAGGGAATGGTTTGGTTGTTGACTGGTCAGAAACCATTGATATCTTCGTACTCAAGTACGGAATTGCGCAGGGTAACTATTCACTCGCCACTGCTGGAGGAATATTTAAGACCGTAGTCAGCATTACAATCCTGCTCTTAGCGAATTGGACTGCCAAGCGGCTCGGGGAAGAGAGGCTGTTATAA
- a CDS encoding extracellular solute-binding protein, producing the protein MNMRWQDITRKTFVLFIVLCIPASQYEENVEPQNIQSNGQQIQNLYSLGKYSPPIEVSFVMETGEELQQIISELPDETVLDNRWTRLYENELGIRIHYEWIASGDVYNQKLGVSLAAGRFPDVVKVNPYQLRQLSNAGLIEELTEVYDTYASTLTKDILEAEGRGSFNAATIDGKLMAIPETSSSIETAQYLWIRTDWLERLDLQPPETMEDLIRISKAFTDGDPDGNGEHDTYGLALTNYLWDPVMGASGLMAGYGAFPNIWIKDSEGKLAYGGIQPEVREALKVLQTMYREGQLDPDFGYKNGSKELRLISDGKIGMLYGEQWASFILQSSRDNDTNAEWQAYPIVAESGRNLFVPLRLNTGQYFAVKKGFSHPEVIVKLMNLHLDTNWGEHAKYETYYNDDSRAVWKLSPVTPFPGNKNIDAYKQIRDARKTGDYSGLKDEALVIHKRMVAYDSQGVDSGWGWKQTYGPTGAFSIADSYEKNGQLLYDQYTGGVTDTMVDRQIILRDLQLEAYMNIILGKPIEEFDRFVEEWRKLGGDQITSEVNAWFEAEVS; encoded by the coding sequence ATGAATATGAGATGGCAGGATATAACAAGGAAGACCTTCGTTCTGTTCATTGTTCTGTGCATCCCAGCAAGTCAATATGAAGAGAATGTAGAACCACAAAATATACAGTCGAATGGGCAGCAAATTCAGAACTTATACAGTTTAGGGAAATACTCCCCTCCGATAGAAGTGTCGTTTGTCATGGAAACCGGAGAAGAACTGCAACAGATCATTAGTGAGCTTCCAGATGAGACCGTGCTGGATAATCGCTGGACCCGTTTGTACGAGAATGAATTAGGCATTCGGATTCACTATGAGTGGATTGCGAGTGGAGATGTATACAACCAGAAGCTGGGGGTATCCCTCGCTGCTGGACGTTTCCCAGACGTGGTCAAAGTCAATCCATACCAGCTCAGGCAACTAAGCAATGCCGGATTGATTGAAGAATTGACCGAAGTGTATGATACGTATGCTTCAACGCTTACAAAAGATATTTTGGAGGCAGAGGGAAGAGGATCGTTCAACGCAGCCACGATTGACGGTAAACTTATGGCAATTCCCGAGACATCTTCTTCGATCGAAACTGCACAATATCTGTGGATTCGAACGGACTGGCTGGAGCGTTTAGATCTGCAGCCACCTGAAACCATGGAAGACTTGATTCGAATATCGAAAGCGTTTACAGATGGAGATCCTGACGGAAACGGAGAACACGACACATATGGATTGGCGCTGACGAATTATTTATGGGATCCCGTAATGGGGGCTTCCGGGTTGATGGCTGGATACGGCGCTTTTCCTAATATATGGATTAAAGATTCTGAAGGGAAGCTTGCTTACGGCGGCATACAACCTGAAGTCCGCGAAGCGCTGAAAGTATTGCAGACCATGTATCGAGAGGGTCAATTGGATCCGGATTTCGGTTACAAAAATGGAAGCAAGGAGCTGCGTCTAATTTCCGACGGAAAAATCGGCATGCTCTATGGCGAGCAGTGGGCGTCCTTTATACTGCAGAGCAGCCGGGATAACGATACGAATGCGGAATGGCAGGCTTACCCTATTGTAGCGGAATCAGGGAGAAATCTCTTTGTCCCGCTTCGTTTAAATACGGGTCAATATTTCGCTGTTAAAAAAGGGTTCTCCCATCCTGAAGTGATCGTGAAGCTGATGAATCTTCATCTCGATACAAACTGGGGTGAGCATGCAAAGTATGAAACTTACTATAACGATGACTCCCGAGCGGTGTGGAAGCTGTCACCGGTTACTCCGTTTCCGGGTAACAAAAACATTGATGCCTACAAACAAATTCGCGATGCTAGGAAAACAGGAGATTACTCGGGCTTGAAGGATGAAGCTCTTGTCATTCACAAACGAATGGTAGCCTACGATTCACAAGGTGTAGATAGTGGCTGGGGCTGGAAACAAACTTATGGGCCTACAGGAGCTTTTAGCATCGCTGATTCCTATGAGAAGAACGGTCAGCTTCTATATGATCAGTACACGGGTGGGGTAACGGACACGATGGTTGATCGGCAGATCATCCTCCGAGATCTCCAGCTTGAAGCTTATATGAACATCATTCTTGGCAAGCCAATCGAAGAGTTTGATCGCTTCGTAGAAGAATGGCGCAAGCTGGGAGGAGATCAGATTACTTCGGAAGTTAATGCGTGGTTCGAAGCGGAGGTCTCTTAA
- a CDS encoding glycoside hydrolase family 43 protein encodes MPQLQSHTIRYANPILPGFYPDPSIVKAEEFFYLICSSFEYFPGVPIFRSRDLIHWEQIGNVLDRVSQLNLTDQKSSDGIFAPALRYHEGTFYMITTDVRGIGNFYVTATNPAGPWSDPIRIPYGGIDPSLFFDEDGKVYVTAQQGADYNSHAIQYEINIETGEALTEPQVVWYGDGGPWTEGPHLYKINGMYYMMSASGGTAKEHREIIGRSNNPYGPFERYPEPILTHRNLDHPIQYLGHADLVEDHQGDWWAVFLGVRLTEDGYSVLGRETFLAPVIWNDGWPHIDNNEGTVSLDMIVERTPLSVPSTTEGHTAVQAREDFNEELGPHWMFVRNPSAGKSSLTEKPGSLTMYGQDSTLSDVGQITFVGRRQQHVLASFRTSVSFAPVADGEEAGLCIRRDEDAHYELGIRQSEGRKVIFARLTVRGVSEIVHESDTESEELILQIKSTETEYQLSCSEDGINWMSLGSGSARAISPEDFVHKMCFTGAVVGLYATGNGQASRTPAHFDWFEYKS; translated from the coding sequence ATGCCACAGCTTCAATCACATACAATTCGTTATGCCAATCCAATTCTACCCGGATTCTACCCGGATCCGAGTATCGTGAAGGCAGAAGAATTTTTTTACCTCATTTGCAGTTCGTTTGAATATTTTCCCGGTGTTCCGATTTTTCGGAGCCGGGATCTGATTCACTGGGAGCAGATTGGGAACGTACTGGATCGAGTCAGCCAGCTTAACCTGACCGATCAGAAGAGCTCGGACGGAATCTTTGCTCCTGCGCTGCGTTACCATGAAGGTACATTTTATATGATTACGACAGATGTAAGAGGGATCGGCAATTTTTATGTGACAGCTACCAATCCTGCTGGCCCGTGGTCAGATCCCATTCGAATTCCTTATGGTGGAATAGACCCCTCTTTGTTTTTTGACGAGGATGGCAAAGTCTATGTTACCGCTCAGCAAGGTGCGGATTATAATTCTCATGCGATTCAGTACGAGATCAACATTGAGACTGGAGAGGCGCTTACTGAACCCCAAGTTGTCTGGTACGGGGATGGCGGACCATGGACGGAAGGGCCGCATTTGTACAAAATCAATGGTATGTACTATATGATGTCTGCCTCGGGTGGAACGGCCAAGGAGCATCGCGAAATCATTGGCAGAAGCAACAACCCTTATGGTCCATTTGAACGCTATCCGGAGCCAATTCTGACCCACCGCAATTTGGATCATCCTATTCAATATCTGGGACATGCTGACCTCGTGGAGGATCATCAGGGTGACTGGTGGGCAGTATTTCTAGGTGTTCGTTTGACAGAGGACGGATACAGTGTGCTTGGACGGGAAACATTCCTGGCACCGGTCATCTGGAACGATGGCTGGCCGCATATTGATAATAATGAAGGAACGGTAAGCTTAGATATGATTGTTGAGCGCACGCCGTTGTCTGTGCCTTCTACAACAGAGGGCCATACAGCTGTTCAGGCTCGAGAAGACTTTAATGAAGAGCTTGGGCCACACTGGATGTTCGTACGTAATCCGTCAGCAGGCAAGAGCTCTCTTACAGAAAAGCCAGGTTCACTGACCATGTATGGTCAAGATTCCACCCTCAGCGATGTGGGTCAAATTACTTTTGTTGGGCGGAGACAGCAGCATGTTCTGGCCAGTTTTAGAACTTCCGTCTCATTCGCACCAGTCGCTGACGGAGAAGAGGCGGGATTGTGCATTCGCCGGGATGAGGATGCACACTATGAGCTCGGCATAAGACAATCGGAAGGCCGCAAAGTGATCTTTGCCCGATTGACAGTACGAGGAGTGTCCGAAATTGTACATGAGAGCGATACGGAATCAGAAGAGCTAATACTCCAGATCAAATCTACAGAGACGGAATACCAATTGTCCTGTTCAGAAGATGGAATAAACTGGATGTCATTGGGATCAGGCTCTGCACGTGCAATATCTCCTGAGGATTTCGTGCATAAAATGTGTTTCACTGGGGCGGTAGTTGGACTATACGCCACCGGTAATGGCCAAGCAAGCCGCACGCCTGCACACTTTGACTGGTTTGAATACAAGTCCTAA
- a CDS encoding extracellular solute-binding protein, translating to MGDSKKRLFRKGATLLLSLSVVLAACSSGADDSGSSGEKGTDVAADQPIEISVFLNEAGQQPTADNKIYKKIKDELGVSFKFEFLAGDKNQKLGVMIAGGDYPDLISADTKLTAAGAVIPLEDLIEEHAPNLKKHYEKYWNQMKDPNDGHIYYLPNYGAYNGEVADTYYSGPAFWIQKEVLKEFGYPTPKTLDEYFDLIEQYKEKYPTIDGQPTIGFEILNYDWKNWGLLNAPQHLIGHPNDGGVVVKDGIAEIFADKDYAKDYYAKLNEINAKGLLDREAFAQNYDQYMAKLSSGAVLGMFDQHWNFGSAEDSLITQNKIERTYVGFPLVYDSSIKDYYRDRAALNLNNGFGITVSAEDPVKIIKTLDKLMEEEWQKVLTWGIEDEDYYVNEEGRFMRTQEQRDNAADATWKLANKADAFYATAPKMEGYFSDGNATSASNQPEEYQAGLRPFDKEVLDAYGFNSYVDFFSAPPENPVYYPAWSVDLVDGSPANIASTKLNELSTKYLPRAILAADGSEFESIWNEYVSEISKLDIQAYEDRMNEVLKWRIENWSVK from the coding sequence ATGGGGGACAGTAAAAAGAGGCTTTTCCGCAAGGGAGCAACACTGCTGTTGTCACTGAGCGTTGTGCTAGCCGCTTGCTCTAGCGGTGCAGACGATTCAGGAAGCAGCGGAGAAAAAGGAACTGACGTGGCGGCTGACCAACCGATAGAAATTTCGGTATTTCTAAACGAGGCCGGACAGCAGCCAACGGCCGACAACAAGATTTATAAAAAGATAAAAGATGAGCTTGGCGTTTCCTTTAAGTTTGAATTTTTGGCTGGTGACAAAAACCAAAAATTGGGTGTAATGATTGCTGGTGGAGATTATCCTGACCTTATCTCTGCAGATACCAAACTAACAGCAGCGGGTGCAGTCATTCCACTCGAAGATTTGATCGAGGAGCATGCTCCTAACCTGAAGAAACATTACGAAAAATACTGGAATCAAATGAAGGATCCTAATGATGGACATATTTATTACCTGCCTAACTACGGTGCGTACAACGGTGAAGTAGCTGATACTTACTACAGCGGACCAGCCTTCTGGATTCAAAAAGAAGTATTAAAAGAATTTGGTTATCCAACACCAAAAACACTGGACGAATATTTTGATTTGATCGAGCAATACAAAGAGAAGTATCCGACCATTGACGGACAGCCAACCATTGGATTTGAAATTTTGAACTACGACTGGAAGAACTGGGGCTTGCTGAACGCACCACAGCATCTGATCGGTCATCCTAATGATGGCGGTGTAGTCGTAAAAGATGGAATTGCTGAGATCTTTGCAGACAAGGATTATGCTAAAGATTATTACGCGAAGCTAAACGAGATCAATGCAAAAGGTCTGCTGGATAGAGAAGCTTTTGCTCAAAACTATGATCAATACATGGCCAAATTGTCTAGTGGTGCAGTTCTGGGTATGTTCGATCAACACTGGAACTTCGGGAGCGCAGAAGATTCTTTGATCACGCAAAACAAAATCGAACGCACTTATGTAGGCTTCCCGCTTGTTTATGATAGCAGCATCAAAGATTATTATCGTGACCGTGCAGCCCTTAACCTTAACAATGGTTTCGGTATTACCGTGAGTGCTGAAGATCCTGTCAAAATCATTAAAACACTGGATAAGTTGATGGAAGAAGAGTGGCAGAAAGTACTCACCTGGGGTATTGAGGACGAGGACTACTACGTCAATGAAGAAGGTCGTTTCATGAGAACACAGGAGCAGCGGGATAACGCCGCAGATGCGACTTGGAAGCTGGCTAACAAAGCGGATGCATTTTATGCAACCGCACCCAAAATGGAAGGCTACTTCAGCGATGGTAATGCAACATCGGCGAGCAATCAGCCAGAAGAATATCAAGCTGGTCTGAGACCGTTTGATAAGGAAGTATTAGATGCTTACGGCTTTAACAGTTATGTAGACTTCTTCAGTGCACCGCCAGAAAATCCGGTTTATTATCCAGCTTGGTCTGTGGATCTTGTTGATGGATCTCCAGCCAATATTGCAAGTACTAAGCTAAATGAGTTGTCTACAAAATATTTACCAAGAGCAATTCTGGCTGCAGATGGCTCTGAATTCGAGAGCATTTGGAATGAATACGTTTCCGAAATTTCCAAGCTGGATATCCAGGCTTATGAAGACCGTATGAACGAAGTTCTGAAATGGAGAATTGAGAACTGGTCTGTGAAATAA
- a CDS encoding glycoside hydrolase 43 family protein, translating to MYSNPMIWADYPDPDVIRVEDTYYMVSTTMHMMPGCVILRSYDLIHWEVATHVYDTLDNTPAQRLESGQHIYGKGMWAASLRYHQEMFYVIFVANDTRKTYLYSSTSITGPWNKQIVKGFYHDCSLFFDDDERIYLVHGNTEIYLTELDTDLTGPKPGGLERIIVKEEQPSYLGYEGAHFYKIDGKYYVFLIHITKASGRRTQAFYMADSLEGVFTGGDVFNDDMGYFNSGVAQGGIVDTPDGDWYAMLFQDHGAVGRIPVVVPIRFNHHVPEFGSEAPKQIDIPSTRPGYSYRPLVGSDSFHYEIGEDGRIRLRDIWQWNHTPNDNLWTVTEKPGVYRVRTGQISPNLTFAVNTLTQRSMGPACETTVRLDGSGLNDGDYAGLCFLIGTYGMIALTKNEGQFYLVMQARSSEDSTIFGNLIDQEPATEYARILVADPVVTLKAYGNFVDNQDECSFAYLDGTEWRSLGISHKMVYKLDHFMGCRIGLFLYSTSAIGGTADFSNFNYRVIMP from the coding sequence ATGTATTCAAATCCAATGATATGGGCTGACTACCCAGATCCTGATGTTATACGCGTGGAAGATACGTATTACATGGTGAGTACAACCATGCATATGATGCCGGGCTGCGTCATCCTTCGCTCTTATGACCTAATCCATTGGGAAGTAGCCACTCATGTTTACGACACACTGGATAACACACCTGCTCAGCGACTTGAGAGCGGTCAACATATTTATGGCAAAGGCATGTGGGCTGCATCCTTACGGTATCATCAGGAAATGTTCTACGTCATCTTTGTCGCCAACGATACTCGAAAAACGTATTTGTACTCATCAACCTCTATAACAGGACCGTGGAATAAGCAAATTGTAAAGGGATTCTATCATGATTGCTCCTTATTTTTTGACGATGATGAACGGATTTATCTTGTGCACGGGAATACCGAGATCTATTTAACTGAATTAGATACAGATCTGACCGGACCTAAGCCTGGTGGACTAGAGCGTATCATCGTAAAGGAAGAGCAGCCTAGTTACCTGGGATACGAGGGGGCTCACTTTTACAAAATAGATGGGAAGTATTATGTGTTTTTAATTCACATAACGAAGGCTTCTGGCCGAAGAACACAGGCTTTTTACATGGCCGATTCCCTGGAAGGAGTATTTACCGGTGGAGATGTATTCAATGATGATATGGGTTACTTTAACTCCGGTGTTGCCCAAGGGGGGATCGTAGATACACCGGACGGTGACTGGTATGCGATGCTATTTCAAGATCATGGGGCGGTTGGCCGTATTCCTGTCGTGGTACCGATTCGTTTTAATCACCATGTTCCAGAGTTTGGAAGTGAAGCACCTAAACAGATTGATATCCCGAGCACGAGACCCGGTTATAGCTATCGTCCTTTGGTCGGTAGTGATTCATTTCATTATGAAATCGGTGAGGATGGGAGAATTCGTCTTCGTGATATCTGGCAGTGGAATCATACCCCGAATGACAATCTCTGGACCGTAACCGAGAAACCTGGCGTTTATCGAGTACGGACGGGTCAGATCAGTCCGAATCTGACCTTTGCCGTAAATACGCTAACCCAGCGTTCCATGGGACCTGCTTGCGAAACTACGGTTAGGCTTGATGGCAGCGGTCTGAATGACGGTGATTATGCCGGATTGTGCTTCCTGATTGGTACATACGGTATGATTGCCCTTACGAAAAATGAAGGTCAATTTTACTTGGTTATGCAGGCTAGAAGCAGTGAAGACTCCACCATCTTCGGAAATCTGATTGACCAAGAGCCTGCTACTGAGTATGCCCGTATTCTCGTAGCAGATCCGGTAGTTACCTTAAAAGCTTATGGAAACTTTGTAGACAATCAAGACGAGTGTTCTTTCGCTTACTTGGATGGAACGGAGTGGAGGAGCTTAGGCATTTCCCATAAAATGGTTTACAAGCTAGATCATTTTATGGGTTGTCGAATTGGTTTGTTTTTGTATTCAACAAGTGCAATTGGTGGTACTGCCGACTTTTCAAATTTCAATTACCGAGTAATCATGCCCTAA